A genomic window from Corticium candelabrum chromosome 8, ooCorCand1.1, whole genome shotgun sequence includes:
- the LOC134182931 gene encoding trifunctional enzyme subunit beta, mitochondrial-like has translation MEQQGGELRKMWPQQPPIEYTIARRHDALTMVGDFVYVAQDPKDQLLLGPAYATPKLLDKKQLTLNDIDVFEYHEAFVGQLLANMKAMDSDWFCQTHMSRKKLGLLPVEKMNLWGGSLSIGHPFGATGVRLVRTAAHRLRKEDDKLALVAACAAGGHGHAMLVERY, from the exons ATGGAGCAACAAGGTGGTGAACTAAGGAAGATGTGGCCGCAGCAGCCGCCAATCGAGTACACGATAGCGAGGCGGCACGATGCTCTAACAATGGTCGG AGACTTTGTGTATGTTGCACAAGATCCCAAAGATCAATTATTACTCGG CCCGGCATATGCCACTCCCAAGCTGCTCGACAAGAAACAGCTAACGCTGAACGACATCGACGTGTTCGAATATCATGAAGCATTTGTA GGCCAGCTCTTAGCTAACATGAAGGCCATGGACTCCGACTGGTTTTGTCAGACTCACATGTCTAGAAAGAag CTTGGGTTGTTGCCTGTTGAAAAGATGAATCTCTGGGGCGGGTCTCTGTCTATTGGACATCCGTTCGGAGCCACTGGCGTTCGTCTGGTGAGAACAGCAGCTCACCGACTACGAAAAGAAGACGACAAGTTAGCACTCGTCGCTGCTTGTGCTGCTGGAGGACAC GGACACGCCATGTTGGTTGAACGTTATTGA